A stretch of Gemmatimonas aurantiaca T-27 DNA encodes these proteins:
- a CDS encoding class I SAM-dependent methyltransferase has protein sequence MSEPKFSSLDPAALALAALHGDALDAALARRFTLTEVPITVGAGASARTFQLIKPSNADHLISEADYVHDERLPYWADLWPSARALAGALLEEPSMGRTLLELGCGLGLDTTAAIAAGFSVTSTDYYEDALHVARSNARRNLGVEPVVRMVNWRLWPDDIGTFDVVIAADVLYEKEYATLVAACLARALRDDGVALVADPGRLALPAFKEHLPQVGLYIESSTTVPFEEGPVKQQVQIMRIRKADGAG, from the coding sequence ATGAGTGAACCCAAGTTTTCGTCTCTCGATCCTGCGGCGCTGGCGCTGGCCGCATTGCATGGAGACGCTCTCGACGCGGCGCTGGCCCGTCGGTTCACACTGACAGAGGTGCCCATCACGGTGGGCGCAGGCGCCAGCGCACGCACTTTCCAGCTCATCAAGCCCTCCAACGCCGACCACCTCATCAGCGAAGCCGACTACGTGCATGATGAGCGACTGCCTTACTGGGCCGATCTGTGGCCCTCGGCGCGGGCGCTGGCGGGGGCGCTCCTGGAAGAACCCAGCATGGGACGCACGTTGCTCGAGCTGGGGTGTGGACTCGGCCTGGACACCACGGCAGCCATCGCCGCCGGGTTTTCTGTGACCAGCACCGACTACTACGAGGACGCGCTGCACGTGGCGCGCAGCAATGCGCGACGGAACCTCGGCGTGGAGCCGGTCGTGCGCATGGTGAACTGGCGACTGTGGCCTGACGATATCGGCACGTTCGACGTGGTCATTGCCGCCGACGTCCTGTACGAAAAGGAGTACGCCACGCTCGTGGCAGCCTGTCTTGCCCGTGCGCTGCGCGATGACGGCGTGGCATTGGTGGCAGACCCCGGCCGCCTTGCCCTTCCGGCGTTCAAGGAACACCTCCCCCAGGTGGGCCTGTACATCGAGAGCAGTACCACCGTGCCGTTCGAAGAAGGCCCCGTGAAACAGCAGGTGCAGATCATGCGCATTCGGAAGGCTGACGGCGCAGGGTGA